One Ostrea edulis chromosome 6, xbOstEdul1.1, whole genome shotgun sequence genomic window, GAAAAAGATAACCCTGACCGCTGACTGCAAGCCTGATGGACTTGGCTGCCATCCAACATGTACAGCACATAATATGCTGATCActacatttaatgattttacagGTATATAATCACATGCTGACAGCTGTGTTGTATTGTTATTGGGTGTTATTTCACActtgtttgaaaaatataatttcaattacAGTCTGTATTATACAAAAGTAACCTGTGTCATCTAATGCGTCTTTTATCaccaaggtacatgtataaaaagcTTGTTCACAAATTCACATTGTCTGCATTTGCAAAATCACAACAGgcaaacagacagacagggaGCTTCCAACATCCCTCCTCCAATTTCATTTGCAGAaggtatataaataattatataatgtgTACCCTGTATGGTTTTTCTCCCCAGTCATCATCACAGAGTGACATCTGAGAAGGTGATGGAATATACAGGGTCCTGTCCACACCCGACCACAGGGGTCAGGGGACTAGGTTAGTCTCCAATGATGTGGAACGGGAATATACCTCAAGTCTCCAAGGAGACATTCAGCTCCCATACGCCACACAGACAACTTCCTCCATAGTCAGACAGAGTCCAACTGGGGGAAGTGTCAACATTGGgcatattttacaatataaacaTAACTTATATCTAATTGACATTGGCATTCATCCATTTGTCTGTGCCAAGAACATTTCTCGAACTATAATACTTATCGGACTAAAAAATGAAGGCTCATTGTACAGTGCAACTTGTGATTTAATGCTGTAATGAACGTGATTAATCACCGAGACATTTAGAAGATTTACAGAAAATGCATCCACATGTTAGCTTTATTTAGTCAATGCTGATTGTATTTAGTCAATGCTGATTGTATTTAGTCAATGCTGATAATTAATCTTAACAACtttttgatcagttttaaatccATAATATTTAGGTAAGGATTAACAGAAATGACAATGTTTTGAACTTTTGAGTCACAAAAGCAGATGGAAAGCACAAGGACAGATTTTCtgtcatttcaaatttacactGGAGCTGTCCTAATGGAGTTTATCCACACTGGAATAGAGATGAAATACCACGTATAATATATGAAGACCACATTCTACAATCACAGTACCATACAGGAAAAGATAACCAATTCCTATAACCTTTGCTTTTCATAATAGTCCTTACTAGGAGTTACGGCTGACAGTATCTAATGCTTCTGTACAATCGTATGACCTACACAAGATTATTCTGATTTATTTACACAATGACTTCAACATGATAATGGTCGGTATTATTCAAAAGCAACCCATGTCAAGTATGAGCATCTAATGCTTCTTTGAACACAACTGACAAACAGGGAGTTTCCAACACCCCTCCTCCGATTTCATTTGCAGGgggtatataaataattatataatgtgTACCCTGTATGGTTTTTCTCCCCAGTCATCATCACAGAGTGACATCTGAGAAGGTGATGGAATATACAGGGTCCTGTCCACACCCGACCACAGGGGTCAGGGGACTAGGTTACTCTCCAATGATGTGGAACGGGAATATACCTCAAGTCTCCAAGGAGACATTCAGCTCCCATACGCCACACAGACAACTTCCCCCATAGTCAGACAGAGTCCAACGGGGGGGGAAGTGTCAACATCGGTTTTCACTTATCaaaatacaatcactataaatGCAATCTTACCTCAGCCCCTGTCAGGCCTAACAATTTCTTATCTTCTTTGCTGGGTTTAGCACTAATAATAAGCTTGTAAAACCCACGGACAGGTTTAGCCTGCATAAAGTTCAGTTCATATGTTGAGCTGAAAGtgcaaaatttcaaaatcttcagACCATGATCTCCACTGAACTAAATTCACAAGTGACATAAATGcctatttaattttatttgtacAAAATCAGTGATTCCGAAGGTCCGTCGGACATTGTCCGGTAATTTTGGCTTTGGTCCGATCAATATCAATTGTTGGCCGGACCAAGTGTCcgataatttttttccaatgGAATACAAGATTAGATATGTCCCAAATTTTATTCTGTTCATTAGTCATTGCATACAGAAAACGTGTAGAAACTTACCTCTAACTGAGATACAGTATTTATCAAACTTGCAATCATCTGCAATTCCCCTGAGAGGGTGATAAAACAATTGAGCAATATCCCGTGAAACTACAGACGTCTTTGAAGCGTTTGAATTAAGTAATAAATAACAGGTAAATAAAGCGTTTAAACTATACTCTGATCAagaagtacatacatgtatatgtacttaaACAACATGGGCACatttgatttgaatttgagTTACGCGAATTGTtcgagtttaaaaaaaaccacgtgTATTTCATAACACTGGTGTTGAACACAGATTAGAAAAGTTTACTCCACTGACGAATCTGAAGTGAAATGCTTGGGCTAATAAATTCGTTGATGCCATTCTGGGCCAGAAAATTcaaacatgaaagcttcctgacatagtgcagattcaaatttcaagtttgttaaaatcatggcccccaagggtagggtggggccacaataggggattaactTTGCCtataaaattttggtctggtaaaatgtgatttggtccagtaatatcTCAACcatcagggctcgaaattagcaaGAAATACTcacaaaatgcgagtacatttgaaaaatagcgagtaaagaTAGTGGACAcccgaaaatcttagcgagtggtgatttacaaaccatgatcgtatcgtatccgttttatacggtgatgcgctcttcgcttttcttaaacctgcactctgaatcatacaaacgcttacaggaacgaccgatttcaacaaccctttctatccggatttttcttttatgaactcggagtcaaacaaatgctttagaggccGGATAtcgcattatgatgaaaaatatagacatgtgccatgagtcctgttcacctctacgggtgattaaattgaatttcaagtatgaagtttttgttattcatttatctaaaggagtctatgttttaccaagttttccggtagtcatttttatcagaatcatgagaatgtcctatctaaattaatttattgtcatattgaggtcgggttgtagtgatgacatgagtgcactgctcaccgcatagacgattatcaaaaaagttcatggggctcgtgatcgtgctgcttataaaaccatgagtccgggcctagaggttataaaacttcaccgtactcatactcaaactcagccatgtttgtattcagtacaactctgagcaagctccaagATTACTCAAAAAATCTTcaagcatgtactccatttcattgattgaatattgtttaatgttcctctcgagaatatttcactcatatggagacgtcaccactgtcggtgaagggctgcaaaatttaggcctatgctcagcacttatggccattgagcagggagggatctttatcgtgccactcctgctgtgacacgggacctcggtttttgcggtctcatttgaaggaccgccccatttagtcgcctcttacgacaagcaaggagtactgagaacctattctaactctTGATTCCCACGGGACTGTACTCCATTTGAGCATGAAAATAATTTGGTATAAGTTTTATAAACCTTCACTTTTGAATATGAGTAGGATTTAGAGCACAGagtttgaatatgaaaatgtgctcaaaaaagttttataaactCCAGGCCAggattcgctttgaaaaatcactagtgacaaccctgttgtggcatgaaattggaagactggatctagacctgcggtaaacaagtTGTGGATTACAGGTgggataatcaagagacctttAGAAACAAGACTTgtgtaacttagtgtcttgtccaaacgatgcctgttgacccactaggctcagtaatgacggggaaaatcattgatttaaaaaaaaaatcaaatagagcactgcttcattatttttattttagcttgtaggttttcattttagcctgtggattttttacccacaggctaaaattagcctgcggtagaaaaagttaatttcgacccttgaccattactggaccaaatgtcCAGTAAATACCTGAAGACCTTCGGAAGCACTGCTAAATTTACCAAGTCATGATGTGTTCTGCAATCACTTGCACTTACAGTCAAACtacatttaaattattttcacgaAGTTAAAATCTCCTAAATTTTAAGAATCCTGTGATGTGTGCATATCAAGATCATCTCTAAACACCTGCTCCATTGTGTGTCATTTCTGCAGCCTACTGAACTTTGCATTTACCTGTCTTTAGCTGCCAGTTGTTTTTTGCTCAGTACGATGGCTTCACTGCCAATATGTTTGGCACTGTCTGCGGTCACCGTGAGAGCACCAATGCTCCCTCCCAACAGATTGGTCACTTTAACCTAGACAAAACAGAAATTTGTGGAGACCATTAgctacatatcaaaatattttatcaatcaCTCCGTACAAATTGCAACAACTTTAAGCAATTGTATTGAAAGACATGCAAGGCCCTGTCATGTTGTTTTTCCTGCTTTATATTCCATTATGCTTGAAAAGAGTCACCTGAAATCATGCAAAAACATGGGGCTCATCGAAGAAAAATAGAGAAATAATAAAATACGACCtaaacaattatatatatctatacccTGTATGGTTTTTCTCCCCAGTCATCATCACAGAGTGACATCTGAGAAGGTGATGGAATATACAGGGTCCTGTCCACACCCGACCACAGGGGTCAGGGGACTAGGTTAGTCTCCAATGATGTGGAACGGGAATATACCTCAAGTCTCCAAGGAGACATTCAGCTCCCATACGCCACACAGACAACTTCCTCCATAGTCAGACAGAGTCCAACTGGGGGAAGTGTCAACAttgggtatacatgtatttccatgcACACATCCAACactatgtttgttttttcatcAATACATTTCAATTTCTCTCACTAGAAAACTAATGATTATTTCAATTTACGACATGAAAACATACCTGTACATTTGGAGATGAAGTGGTTACTGCAACAGGACTTGCAAGAGTGATAGCTACAGGAATGTGGAACTGAAGGAGATaaaaaattattacaattaCTTATGTACTCTTTTGGGCactttctttgttttaaatttcataaaatataattGTTGAAGGTGTCAGTGTTTTACTCCTTCGTTCAtgaactcccccccccccccccccccccccacctcaaTTAGATCATGGTAATGAGACTGACCTGGTCATCAGTGAGTTTTAATTATATCATGGTAATGAGACTGACCTGGTCATCAGTGAGAGTTTTAATTAGATCATGGTAATGGGACTGACCAGGTTATCAGTGAGAGTTTTAATTGTATCGTGGTAACGGGACTGACCTGGTTATCAGTGAGAGTTTTGATGACAGACACAAGCTGGTATGCTGCTCTTAGCTGATGAACATGTTTTCTACTCAGGAAATAGTTAGCAAACTTCACAACTTTGTCCTgccaaaaaaagaaagaaacattTTGTAACAGGAATAAAAAACAAGTGCAAGTATAATGTAAAACAGTATAACTTCGTACTTCAATCATTCTGATACATGCACTATTTTGTTTCTCAATTCATGGTTTGTTCTCACAACTTCTTCCACAGCAAGCATAAAATCTACGCCATGGCTTATTCTGTGTGAACTTGATGTTCCAGCAACATGTCAAgacaatataaaaatatgattgtCTTCTCTCAAATTTACTGCTGGATCTAGTATGAACAAGTTCTGACTTGAATACAGTGAAACTCCTCATTACtgccccctcccctccccccaaaaGAAGTTCCCTTTGAAATCTGCTGATTTTAAAACTAGCaaaaaaatgtattcataataCAATCTACCCCAGAGACTGACATCTGCcacttgtttttgtttttaattgacCATTAACAAACATACAGAACACTCTCTCAAAAAATCGCTACAGTCAGAGATCATGTAAGAGGCAATAcatttacacccccccccccccagtcttAATTACTGACATGCAGTCCGTGAGCAACACACTATTTACATATCTATCACTGCAATGAAACAAAGAGGTAACAATATTAATATGTGTTGAAATCATTTTCTTGCACAAATCTTCACAAATACttcattttatcaatgaatCCACACAGATCCCAAGACATTTAAAAAAGATACAATGCAATACACTGTGAAAACGGATGTAAAAGGTGCAAACGTCATTCAACAACAAATTTTAAGCATCAAGGTATGCTTGGTTTATGTTACTAGATTCATTATGAATTTTTCAGAAACATCCAGGAGAATTTAAGTAACTAGACATAGGACAAGAGTCTACTAATTGAACAACTACATGGTACAtatgcatttttgttttcagtGTTTATGTTTTAAGGAAGCCAATGTGGAAATCGATTTCAGAAATTGAATATCAAAAATTTTCTTGACTGTTTTATGCAATCAGGAGTTATCAAAATTACAactctatgtacagtgtatagcAGTAGCAACATCTTCGTCTTACCTTGCACGTATTACATGCATTACTGTGCCAGCACTTAAAAATGACGCCAAAGTACCCATCCTTTATTCATTCCGTCGACTTTTGCCAAttaaacaagattgctacacgtagccatgtcccccaccgccacaaaaaaaaagttgaagcacaaaagtcccataactcctgtgaAATTTGTCGAAAGAAAATGgtggcgcaatatgatcaactacacatggtgactaacaatcctacaaaatttgaatgaaatccggTGAGCGATTTCGGAGGATATGCGTCcccaaagtgttcctatagtgtactatgtacaaattcaacaaagtccaataactcctataaaatttgtcgaatcaaatgGTGGCACAAtctgatcaactacacatggtgactaataatcccacaaaatatgaacaaaatccattgagcggtttctgaggagttgcgtccacaaagtgaagtgggacggacggatACCGGTGGGTGACAAAAATTACATGAatttatatatcattttatgtaaacaataataaaaGTATTGAAATAGTACTGAATAAATAgctgtaaaaaacaaaaacatggtggttttgtttgtttcagggttgtttttttttttaccatggtATCTTAGGAGTCTTACAAGTCAATAATTATCAATAGGAAACCAATATCAATGAAAGTGAACAGCACACTCAGTATACGTAATGGAAACATAACGTGTCAATTTTCAGTAAACCAACCAACCCCTAAAACAGAACCTCCCTCTTTAGGGGCCACCCCTCCTGGTAGACTGCTCTTAGCTGATAAACATGTTTTCTACTTCGAAAATAGCTAACTCCATAAAGTTTGTCCTGCCAAAAAGAAATTAACATTTCTTAACAGGAATGAAAAACAAGTTCCAAGCATAAAGGAAAACAGTAAAACACCCTATTTTAATACATGCACTATTTTCTTTCTATACTTGTTTTGTCCTCACAACTTCTTCCACAGCAAGCATAAAATTTATACCATGGCTTATTCTGTGTGAACTTAATGTTCCAGCAACATGTCAAgacaatataaaaatatgattgCCCTCACTCAAATTCACTGCTGGATCTAATACGATCAAGTTTTGACTTAATGGAAATAAGTTCTTATATAAAGTGCTGAATAATAAGCAATAAGAAACATagtggttttgtttgtttgtttcattttttaaaaccattgtATGTTAGGAGTCTTAGGTAAACCAGCCCTCCCACTAAATTGACTCTCCcttgaacacccccccccccccccccctcacaacCAGCCATTCCCTTCCTTCCAACAGCAGGCTGGTATTGAGGACATTCACTGTAGTACATCATTCCTGATGAACTATAAATGCCTGATgacaatacatgtaccagaCTTACACCTGACATGGTGGGAGCTTTCTTCTCTTTGGCTGCCAGTCTGTATGCTCCGTCTATAACTAAAGCTGTGGTGTACAGACCTCCCTCAAACTGCACAGAAAAATAAGAAGTAAACTGGTCATGCCTTTACAATACAGAAATAGCATTCCTCTAAAAAAAAAGTCTTGATTGCAAATAATGATAACAAATTCCTTATATAAAACTTGTACATAATATTGTGTACCCTGTATGGTTTTTCTCCCCAGTCATCATCACAGAGTGACATCTGAGAAGGTGATGGAATATACAGGGTCCTGTCCACACCCGACCACAGGGGTCAGGGGACTAGGTTAGTCTCCAATGATGTGGAACGGGAATATACCTCAAGTCTCCAAGGAGACATTCAGCTCCCATACGCCACACAGACAACTTCCTCCATAGTCAGACAGAGTCCAACTGGGGGAAGTGTCAACATTGGGTATATTTCACAGTTGATGTTAGTCTGGGACAAATGGACTAAATTCCAAACttacttgtaaatatttatCATCTACTTCATCAGCCTGTGCAACAATGTCTTCAATACtatcaaatattttctttgtgtCACCAGTTAACTGAGAGGCGACAAAGAATCCATACCCAGCACTGAAATGGAAATGATGAAGTAATTTACaccattttctttgtttttggtttacatttttaaaatgttgatagTCAATATCCATAACTTCtgtaaaatgtacattgtatttgaatGAAAGTGATAAGCAAAAAATCTATTAGGTAGTCTAATAGATTTTTTGCTTATCACTTTTAGTGTAGAGACAACCTAGCCAATCTAAACTAAAAGAATTCTGACCTCTGGGGTGAATCATCCTTTTTCAGAGCCTCCGTTAATGATGAAGTAACTTTGGCATTATCAACTGCAAAAAAAAAGGGTGAAAACAGCTATGACTAGATCACTTTCATTACTGGAATTCAGAGcatatgttttaatttttactgggtttttttttaaatgggtATATTATAGATATAAACATTGCCACCTCACCTTGTAAACCTAGGTTTTTTAAGGCAGAGAATGCGTAGAAAATATCAGCCACAGGCACGGAATCCTTGATGGCTTCACTCAGAACTTTCTGGGCATCTCCAACAGGAAACTGCAAGGGGAAAATGAATGCTGTGACACAACTTGTGCAAAATGAAACGAAAAAGTCTTCTTATTAAAACTTTGTTACCCTGTCCGTTAACATAAAATTCTAGGTTATCATGTACTAAAATCAAACCATTGTTATCTGACCATCAAAATTTTAACGGTCCTCTCATCTACAAAGATTATGTTCTTTACAGGCCTGTATGTATGGTACACCAGTACTTTCGGATCTTACCTTGCAGTTGCCTATCCCTTTGGCTACAGCTGATGCGTGATACAGGGAGGCGACACTTTTATTATCGACTAATTTTGATATAGTGCTACATATTTCCtgcaaaaatcataaaattctCAATAGACACATGTATGCTCACGTTccttttacatttttactttttgAATGTTGTTTGTACAAAAGGATCACAACAAACATGCAACTGACCTGATTATTGATGCTTGTATCACCCAGCAATTTCAGTCCTAAAATTGAGTAGTGAACTGTGGGTAGGTCTGTGTAGGGCGTGGTGGATTTGAACACTTTCTTCAGTCTATCCTGATCTATCGTTGTAAGGAATGTTGATGGAGTAAGGGCTTGGCCCAAAACAGCAACCGCAAATAAGTATAATATTGGCGTCACTGTAAAGATAAGTAATTGAACAGATATCTGGTCAATGAACAATGAAAAAGTCAAAAATGGGGACACAATAGTTagccaatatgaaaattttgtCTTGTATTCAATGGAACCCCTTTTCTGTCTTTTTTCCCCCCAATAATGCACCATGGTGTAGAGTCCTCACACCCTTTCAAATCAAAGAAATGGGCATTTTCACACATTTTCTGAAGAAAGCAGATAGTTAACAGCACTCGTTTGCTTGCTGTTGATAATTTTCAAGTTTTAAAAACTCGAGAATTATATTTTCTACAGAATGTGGCCAACGTTAATCTCAATGTTGAAAGTAAGTTTTGTTTTCAAGTTCCAGAAATATCCCTGATATTTTCTATAAGAACATGTGGCTCACCAGCACTGTCCAGTCTTTTGGATGGATTTTGCtaattattgatgtttttacaTGTTATGTAATTAAGTGTATAACATGGAGGTGGAGACATATTGATACATATGGATATGTTTTGCTGATGATTCCGATTTAAAGGTGGGGTAAATGCAATTTAATTCCAACTTTAAAAAGAACAGACATTTTATTATTAGGGTACCCATCTTCCCGTTGTTCATTACATGAATAGTTGAAATAGGCCTAAATCAATCGAGGAGAGGTTTATGTGAGTTAAAAAGTTATAAGACTttcagaaaagaaaacaaagagaaATGTTAGTTATAATTACAAATAGTTTCTCATTAACATTTCTTTTTGCTTTGCTATTCAAAATACTGTGACATTTGCATTTTATTTGCATTTCTTTCTAAAATAGCTTTGCATAGAAATGGTGAATTTGTGGAGTCATCATATTtctgtttttttgttgttgttttttttagatcGTTTACTATTGCAAAATCTGTATTGTGATACATATCGTAAGACAAACATATCACTGCACCTTTTTAACCTCTGCTacatttgaagaaaatataGGCAAGTTTCTGAGTGGGACTAACTGAATTTTGACGCCAAATTGAAATCACCTCTTGggtagcgcattgatgaaaaagttttctgtccaatttttcgtttgatacatgcatcaaataaagaatataagttttatttcttatcatttaattacgtttttaaaatagtaaaaacaacaacaaacaaatagtttctgtaatcaaaaagcttgaattaacgtttttgaaatggcgcgttGAAAGCAACAACAAAAGTGGCTGTGCATTCAGGTCATGTAGGGTTACTGTACAGAATTAGATGGATTATTcgccaaattaaaggtacaatggttaaaagctgaattagatataaaggaagagaacaagtggtgactgaatgtatgctgcattgtgttcgaggagacgttgaaccaaggttggcaaaaaagtggtcaatatgagtattgaccgggccggtggtcaatactggttactattggttaatactggtcgattgaaaataATTTGGTCATTACAGtctttgttatttattttaaatgttttaagtgaccattatggtaaatactgtaattcataacatgcactatcagtttataataaacttataagtcataacattaaataaataatgtacaagtgactctgttgaattggggaagatgcaagtttctgttcaaattccttagtttaacaagaactacctatataagtattgtttcatcaaacttcattttaattgttaaataaacatttgaaggggtggttggtgatgttttcataacaataacaagcacactggtcatctctggtacCAGCCTATACTTAtcaacacctgtcaactctgcttcctgtgctcaggttatgtccagctaccttttattcttaatctgtccaggtacatgcattaacaggtctgtctccaattgtcaagctatgctatagaactgtgaccaTCTGGTAGGTACGGAAGATATTTcagtcagtttcagcaaaccaaatatatatttaacttaagaaattacatttgattatctaatgaaaaatattaatcaacaattgatccatgtAATGAAGAGatttaatttatctttatctttatttcaaaagttatgaaatGATTTGCATATCATGATTACGAAAAAAACCCAATGGGACTGGTCCTCCAAATGGTTCATTCTTGCCTGCAATTTTTATGGGTTCTTTCCCCTCAGATTTGCGGTTTAATCATACTATATCTCACATGGTGAGAGGGCTTCGCTTATAGGCAACTTCCAGAGCGCCATCAGAGGCATCTCGTTCCTCTAAAAggtatttttctttaaaacctAATCCCCGAACACCTAATGATTTTACAAACAGTAGAGTATGTGGTTCCAATATTAATTAGGCAGATCAGCATCCAGATCAATTACGAGTACCAAGTTAGCAAGTACTGAGTTAACTTCTTCCTGGCAAAGGTTGACCATCAAGATCGGTTGTTTGTTTTCCATCTcgtccagaatttttcactcatattgcaACGTtaccagctgtaagtgaagtaccacaaatttagacctatgcttagtgccagtgttcttgaaatttcttttgaagtgtCAGACATTTGATCTGACACTGTTTTTTTGTCAGACCAGAAAAAAATGCATCGCTTTTaaggtttttataaattttatttataatcaacTACATGTGTAATTGTATTTAATCTCCATCTCAGCTATAAGTTCATGAATTCTCCTTGCAATGGTTTCATACCCTTTCTCAGACTGAATCTTCCTCAATTCACCGAGTAAATTTTTTGCTCTATTTCTCTCTCATCCtccattttttctctctatcctgtctatTCCTCTCAACTTCTTTCTGATCTTCCTCTGCAATCGTTTAAATTACTCTCTCTCACTTTGGCTCGGGTGTAGTTGGTCTCGCGACTTTGATCAGATGGTGTCACCTAGCAATAGGTAACGCCGCACCAAACAAAAGCCAAATAAAGCTGTCTCCCAGATTACCAGGCAAAGATACAATCGGTTTCTTTTCTCCTCGTAGTTCCTCACAATAGATTCCTCACTTTACGTTTCAATGTCTTGCCGGATTTAGAAtcggtttgaaaatttatgggccaCATGCATAGCCGCCATTTTCCCCGGTAAAAAACGGACTTCAATCCCGATTTTTTTATCGGCCATCAGGACCGACAATATTAAGTAACTTGTGTCggacatttactacttttatcagataatccgacattaccgacgcttttcaagaactctgtaGTGCTCAGGACcatagtagtgagggttcttttgTGTACCAatgcctgctgcgacacgggacctccatttttaaagGTCAAGTCCAAAAGACCACGATTCTCACTTTAAAAAAACACAACCTAATTTAACGTCTTGGGTTTGGTGAGGCCATGGCACAAGCAGAGCTCGAATTCGCAACCTCCTGATTACAAAGCGAACACTCTAacactgagctaccgtgaccggtaTCACCCACAGAAAGGACATCATCTTTAGACAACTACAAACTTTCCATCCAGCCTCTGGATATTATTGGTGCTGTCCCTCAGTActaatcaataaataaaactttacctttgataatcaattataatgataaaatatcattataattGATTATCAAAGGTGTTTTTCACCATGCGGTGGGAGTAATTAACACTCATCATTAAGTCACATCCTAgcttgaatattgtttaacgtccctctcgagaacatTTCCCTCACATGAagatgtcaccactgctggtgaagggctgcaaaatttcggcctatgctcgacgctaatggcctttgagcagggcgggatctttatcgtgccacacctgctgtgacacgggacctcggtttttgcggtctcatccgaaggaccaccccatctAGTCGCCTtcaacgacaagcaaggggtactgaggacctattctaacccagatccccacgggacttcaTATCCTGGATGAGAAGAACAAACTCAAAAGGAAACATGTAGTT contains:
- the LOC125646799 gene encoding dolichyl-diphosphooligosaccharide--protein glycosyltransferase subunit 2-like, yielding MAKVTPILYLFAVAVLGQALTPSTFLTTIDQDRLKKVFKSTTPYTDLPTVHYSILGLKLLGDTSINNQEICSTISKLVDNKSVASLYHASAVAKGIGNCKFPVGDAQKVLSEAIKDSVPVADIFYAFSALKNLGLQVDNAKVTSSLTEALKKDDSPQSAGYGFFVASQLTGDTKKIFDSIEDIVAQADEVDDKYLQFEGGLYTTALVIDGAYRLAAKEKKAPTMSGDKVVKFANYFLSRKHVHQLRAAYQLVSVIKTLTDNQFHIPVAITLASPVAVTTSSPNVQVKVTNLLGGSIGALTVTADSAKHIGSEAIVLSKKQLAAKDSSTYELNFMQAKPVRGFYKLIISAKPSKEDKKLLGLTGAEVEVKVTTQVSIENVEIGVADKDQTTAARTTKLQFPNKAANVFEADYHQKIILRFQLKDKSDGSQLSAHQTFLKLTNQKTNQEIIFVADASSNKFDLDIGSSSSQFGYLSGKYSMELIIGDAVIENPFSWTIGDVSLNFPEGQASKGKGSDRYSKRPEIKHMFREPEKRPPAVVSTVFTVLVLSPVLILVLLWMKIGVNVSNFPMSVSALGFHLCLAGVFGLYYCYWVQLNMFQTARYLGLLALPTFIFGNRLLSGIASKRKGEKKV